In one window of Labilithrix sp. DNA:
- a CDS encoding J domain-containing protein has protein sequence MSVEEALFAPVVSITSTKRRRFFWAAWWSGPPVRVPFRKPDASDGGAATFEEAVAAANARAGTTLAVTDPLWARAWMRVLRGEEVWPSRADREPRAPRARAPEAEAGSIWSLLGVTKDVTLAELKAAYRRRAIELHPDRGGDAETFRRLLAAYEEAQKRVARPRPRRSS, from the coding sequence GTGAGCGTCGAGGAGGCGCTCTTCGCGCCGGTGGTCTCGATCACGTCGACGAAGCGGCGCCGCTTCTTCTGGGCGGCGTGGTGGTCGGGGCCGCCGGTGCGCGTGCCGTTCCGCAAGCCGGACGCGAGCGACGGCGGCGCCGCGACGTTCGAGGAGGCGGTGGCGGCGGCGAACGCGCGCGCGGGCACGACGCTCGCCGTCACGGACCCGCTCTGGGCTCGCGCGTGGATGCGCGTGCTCCGCGGCGAGGAGGTGTGGCCGTCGCGCGCGGATCGCGAGCCGCGCGCGCCCCGGGCCCGCGCGCCGGAGGCCGAGGCGGGCTCGATCTGGTCGCTGCTCGGCGTGACGAAGGACGTGACGCTCGCCGAGCTCAAGGCGGCCTACCGGCGCCGCGCGATCGAGCTCCACCCCGATCGCGGCGGCGACGCCGAGACGTTCCGGCGCCTCCTCGCCGCCTACGAGGAGGCGCAGAAGCGCGTGGCGCGGCCTCGCCCGCGGCGGTCTTCGTGA
- a CDS encoding response regulator, translating to MTVEAGDIVLVEDSDEDAELTMRALKRQKLAHTVRRLSDGQQAVDYFFAEGDGGWKTPPRVVLLDLKLPMVNGLEILRRLKMTERTHDIPVVVLTSSKEDRDLEEAYRLGANSYIVKPVEFDKFMHAVESLGMYWMLINQAR from the coding sequence ATGACGGTGGAAGCGGGCGACATCGTCCTGGTCGAGGACAGCGACGAAGACGCGGAGCTGACCATGCGCGCGCTCAAGCGGCAGAAGCTCGCGCACACCGTGCGGCGGCTGTCCGACGGCCAGCAGGCGGTCGACTACTTCTTCGCCGAGGGCGACGGCGGCTGGAAGACGCCCCCGCGCGTCGTCCTCCTCGACCTGAAGCTCCCGATGGTGAACGGGCTCGAGATCCTGCGCCGGCTGAAGATGACGGAGCGCACGCACGACATCCCGGTCGTCGTGCTCACCTCGTCGAAGGAAGACCGCGACCTCGAGGAGGCCTATCGCCTCGGCGCGAACAGCTACATCGTGAAGCCAGTCGAGTTCGACAAGTTCATGCACGCGGTCGAGTCCCTCGGCATGTACTGGATGCTCATCAACCAGGCGCGCTGA
- a CDS encoding PilZ domain-containing protein: MSTSIVPRISGHEDTMPVADRRVHPRYHLRLAVTLRGDNNFYTGVSSDISEGGIFIATQYMLPIGTPVVMQFHISRFGADLTLRGTVRWIRAPEAMARGGEVFGGAHVTDVKPGMGVQFDEMGPEEARIIREFMRCRTPELFD, translated from the coding sequence ATGAGCACGTCGATCGTTCCGAGGATTTCAGGACACGAGGACACGATGCCCGTCGCCGATCGGCGCGTGCATCCGCGGTATCACCTTCGGCTCGCGGTCACGTTGCGGGGGGACAACAACTTCTACACCGGGGTCTCCTCGGACATCTCCGAGGGCGGGATCTTCATCGCGACGCAGTACATGCTGCCGATCGGGACGCCGGTCGTGATGCAGTTCCACATCAGCCGGTTCGGCGCGGACCTCACGCTCCGCGGGACCGTGCGGTGGATCCGTGCGCCCGAGGCGATGGCGCGGGGCGGTGAGGTGTTCGGCGGCGCGCACGTCACCGACGTCAAGCCCGGGATGGGGGTGCAGTTCGACGAGATGGGGCCCGAAGAAGCGCGCATCATCCGCGAGTTCATGCGCTGCCGCACCCCCGAGCTCTTCGACTGA
- a CDS encoding helix-turn-helix transcriptional regulator, translated as MTFGLALRRYRTQRGLSQERLAHEAEISTRHLSCLETGKAAPSRTMVLVLGSALDMSLRERNSLLEAAGFVAAYRDEPLDAPEAASLRRAVQLILDGMEPNGAVAVDRSWNVLQLNGGAARLLATFADVANAPPEVMKNLVVATLHPRGLRPAIVNFEEVAAFTIERSRREIMREGGDEARTRKMLAALEAIPDLPPVRVATATPRGPFLTVHLRKDGVEASIFSTVATIGTPIDATAEEITIETFFPADEATAKLFRSVTSS; from the coding sequence ATGACGTTCGGCCTCGCCCTCCGCCGCTACCGGACCCAGCGCGGCTTGAGCCAGGAGCGCCTCGCGCACGAAGCCGAGATCTCGACGCGTCACCTCTCGTGCCTCGAGACCGGGAAGGCCGCGCCGAGCCGCACGATGGTGCTGGTGCTCGGGTCCGCGCTCGACATGTCGCTCCGCGAGCGGAACTCGCTGCTCGAGGCGGCGGGCTTCGTCGCCGCCTACCGCGACGAGCCCCTCGACGCCCCCGAGGCGGCGTCGCTCCGGCGCGCGGTGCAGCTGATCCTCGACGGGATGGAGCCGAACGGCGCCGTCGCGGTCGATCGATCGTGGAACGTCCTCCAGCTGAACGGCGGCGCCGCGCGGCTCCTCGCCACGTTCGCCGACGTCGCGAACGCGCCGCCCGAGGTGATGAAGAACCTCGTCGTCGCGACGCTCCATCCGCGCGGGCTCCGCCCCGCGATCGTGAACTTCGAGGAGGTCGCCGCGTTCACGATCGAGCGCTCGCGCCGCGAGATCATGCGCGAGGGCGGCGACGAGGCGCGGACGAGGAAGATGCTCGCGGCGCTCGAGGCGATCCCCGATCTCCCGCCCGTCCGCGTCGCGACCGCGACGCCGCGCGGCCCGTTCCTCACCGTGCACCTCCGCAAGGACGGCGTCGAGGCGAGCATCTTCTCGACCGTCGCGACGATCGGGACCCCGATCGACGCGACCGCCGAGGAGATCACGATCGAGACGTTCTTCCCCGCCGACGAGGCGACGGCGAAGCTTTTCCGCTCCGTCACGTCGTCGTAG
- a CDS encoding protein-arginine deiminase gives MRRAAPFLVGALVAACGSDEPSVRYVLLPDPVADLRADSNRDGVVRFDDESDANKLEWSATNGAVFLANIDDDSERCGVNKNDNEIALCNDAADENVNGDDDAADLARLWTRPLPDVPGDMTATIEVVTPEARDRVRLFSRTGPNAADFTVLFADTVFNAADLREGIELGIEAKDIVRDKEVWDGFVDVKLTLTTPRGESSDTVRLRVAPVLTFHHLLPAERIWQSQTGRQGNADLRRDLTRACEAAGVPPPALIEENDPWTQDFFEPAYMSMPAPNGGQHVIRVNYRSANVYEPEETDNPLRPAGAVVFRLRGKDVAGVQEFDLTHPPEMDTLNSFGNLETVPPYSAGGVAYPFGRLLRGATQSFFPDPVFEKMLEAQGQQPPILIDTSWLRVAHVDETVSFVKAATPRGWKLLVNDPRLAKTMLEDAAARGHGATTMFVGKEWYDPETERASPAEVSIAEVLADPIVMQASAEAAAEVDAQLAILRKELALADDEIVRVPFLHTLIDGGSIAYQPGLVNGVYLADGHFGAPNPHGPIIDGKDIFADAFTKALAPLGITAHFLEDWDEYHVANGEVHCGTNATRQVPDAKWWEAGR, from the coding sequence GTGAGGCGCGCCGCTCCGTTCCTCGTCGGCGCGCTCGTCGCGGCGTGCGGCAGCGACGAGCCGTCCGTGCGCTACGTGCTCTTGCCCGATCCGGTCGCGGACCTGCGCGCGGACTCGAACCGCGACGGCGTGGTGCGCTTCGACGACGAGTCCGACGCGAACAAGCTCGAATGGAGCGCGACGAACGGCGCGGTGTTCCTCGCCAACATCGACGACGACAGCGAGCGCTGCGGGGTGAACAAGAACGACAACGAGATCGCGCTCTGCAACGACGCCGCGGACGAGAACGTGAACGGCGACGACGACGCGGCCGATCTCGCGCGCCTCTGGACGCGGCCGCTGCCGGACGTGCCCGGCGACATGACGGCGACGATCGAGGTGGTGACGCCGGAGGCGCGCGATCGGGTGCGGCTCTTCTCGCGCACGGGCCCGAACGCGGCCGACTTCACGGTCCTCTTCGCGGACACGGTGTTCAACGCGGCCGACCTCCGCGAGGGGATCGAGCTCGGGATCGAGGCGAAGGACATCGTGCGCGACAAGGAGGTGTGGGACGGCTTCGTCGACGTGAAGCTCACGCTGACGACGCCGCGCGGCGAGTCGAGCGACACGGTCCGCCTCCGCGTCGCGCCGGTGCTGACGTTCCATCACCTCCTGCCGGCGGAGCGCATCTGGCAGTCGCAGACGGGGCGGCAGGGCAACGCGGACCTCCGGCGCGATCTCACGCGCGCGTGCGAGGCGGCGGGGGTGCCGCCGCCGGCGCTGATCGAGGAGAACGATCCGTGGACGCAGGACTTCTTCGAGCCGGCGTACATGTCGATGCCGGCGCCGAACGGCGGCCAGCACGTCATCCGCGTGAACTACCGCTCGGCGAACGTCTACGAGCCGGAGGAGACGGACAACCCGCTCCGCCCCGCCGGCGCGGTCGTCTTCCGGCTGCGCGGCAAGGACGTCGCGGGGGTGCAAGAGTTCGACCTCACGCACCCGCCGGAGATGGACACGCTGAACTCGTTCGGCAACCTCGAGACGGTGCCGCCGTACAGCGCGGGCGGGGTCGCGTACCCGTTCGGGCGCTTGCTCCGCGGGGCGACGCAGTCGTTCTTCCCCGATCCGGTGTTCGAGAAGATGCTCGAGGCGCAGGGGCAGCAGCCGCCGATCCTGATCGACACGTCGTGGCTGCGGGTGGCGCACGTCGACGAGACGGTGTCGTTCGTGAAGGCGGCGACGCCGCGCGGCTGGAAGCTGCTCGTCAACGATCCGCGCCTCGCGAAGACGATGCTCGAGGACGCGGCGGCGCGCGGGCACGGCGCGACGACGATGTTCGTGGGCAAGGAGTGGTACGACCCCGAGACGGAGCGGGCGAGCCCGGCGGAGGTCTCGATCGCGGAGGTGCTCGCGGATCCGATCGTGATGCAGGCGTCGGCCGAGGCGGCGGCGGAGGTCGACGCGCAGCTCGCGATCCTGCGGAAGGAGCTCGCGCTCGCGGACGACGAGATCGTGCGCGTGCCGTTCCTCCACACGCTCATCGACGGCGGATCCATCGCGTATCAGCCGGGCCTCGTGAACGGCGTCTACCTCGCCGACGGCCACTTCGGCGCGCCGAACCCGCACGGCCCGATCATCGACGGCAAGGACATCTTCGCCGACGCCTTCACGAAGGCGCTCGCGCCGCTCGGCATCACGGCCCACTTCCTCGAGGACTGGGACGAGTACCACGTCGCCAACGGCGAGGTTCATTGCGGCACCAACGCGACCCGCCAGGTCCCAGACGCGAAGTGGTGGGAGGCCGGCCGATGA
- a CDS encoding single-stranded DNA-binding protein, whose amino-acid sequence MADDLVTIMERLAARTKPLRFGPPVAFVYHPLEYAWPVARAYFERYGKAPKEVLLLGMNPGPFGMGQTGVPFGEVASVRDFLRLDGTITPPANCHDKRPVLGWDCTRSEVSGQRLWGAFARKHGDAGAFFRRAFVLNYCPLLFLGETGANVTPDKIAKEERKAMEAICDEALAEAIAVLAPKHLVGIGAYAAKRLALVTGREPITMPHPSPASPTANRGWDEAARKSLTASGLDDLL is encoded by the coding sequence ATGGCGGACGATCTCGTGACGATCATGGAGCGCCTCGCGGCGCGCACGAAGCCGCTCCGCTTCGGACCGCCCGTCGCGTTCGTCTATCACCCCCTCGAGTACGCGTGGCCCGTCGCGCGGGCGTACTTCGAGCGCTACGGGAAGGCGCCGAAGGAGGTCCTCCTCCTCGGCATGAACCCGGGCCCCTTCGGGATGGGACAGACCGGCGTGCCGTTCGGCGAGGTCGCGTCGGTCCGTGACTTCCTCCGCCTCGACGGCACGATCACGCCGCCCGCGAACTGCCACGACAAACGGCCCGTGCTCGGCTGGGACTGCACCCGGAGCGAGGTCTCCGGCCAGCGGCTGTGGGGCGCCTTCGCGCGCAAGCACGGCGACGCCGGCGCGTTCTTCCGCCGCGCCTTCGTCCTCAACTACTGCCCGCTCCTCTTCCTCGGCGAAACCGGTGCTAACGTCACTCCCGATAAAATCGCAAAAGAAGAACGAAAGGCCATGGAAGCGATTTGCGATGAAGCCCTCGCCGAGGCGATCGCGGTCCTCGCGCCGAAGCACCTCGTCGGGATCGGCGCCTACGCCGCGAAGCGCCTCGCGCTCGTCACCGGCCGCGAGCCGATCACGATGCCGCACCCGAGCCCCGCGAGCCCGACCGCGAACCGCGGCTGGGACGAGGCCGCCCGCAAATCCCTCACCGCCTCGGGCCTCGACGACCTGCTCTAG
- a CDS encoding endonuclease/exonuclease/phosphatase family protein produces the protein MIRVVSWNVLADAYLKDEYFPHTPPEVLERGPRRKAVADRIEQIQATKVDVLCLQEVDVALFGALEERLKDEATGRHYKKRGKGEGLAIFVRHALTTEPEWKEHAFSDMSGFVALGVTVADLTVVTTHLKWEPDGTLPEAHRGRAQLAELLDTWPSGVRIVCGDFNAAPTSDVLALAKERGLSDAYASLDDACTCNANGKRKRIDYVLHTAELRATPSPLPPIADDTPLPSATEPSDHLPIEVRLDRT, from the coding sequence GTGATCCGCGTCGTCTCCTGGAACGTCCTCGCTGACGCGTACCTGAAGGACGAATACTTCCCCCACACCCCGCCGGAGGTGCTCGAGCGCGGACCGCGACGGAAGGCGGTCGCCGATCGGATCGAGCAGATCCAGGCGACCAAGGTCGACGTGCTGTGCCTCCAGGAGGTCGACGTCGCGCTCTTCGGCGCGCTCGAGGAGCGGCTGAAGGACGAGGCGACGGGCCGGCACTACAAGAAGCGTGGCAAGGGCGAAGGGCTCGCGATCTTCGTGCGCCATGCGCTCACGACCGAGCCTGAGTGGAAGGAGCACGCCTTCAGCGACATGTCGGGTTTCGTCGCGCTCGGCGTCACCGTCGCGGACCTCACCGTCGTCACGACCCACCTCAAGTGGGAGCCGGACGGGACGCTGCCGGAGGCGCATCGCGGGCGCGCGCAGCTCGCGGAGCTGCTCGACACGTGGCCCTCCGGCGTGCGCATCGTCTGCGGCGACTTCAACGCCGCGCCGACCAGCGACGTGCTCGCGCTCGCGAAAGAGCGCGGCCTGAGCGATGCTTATGCGTCGCTGGACGACGCGTGTACATGCAACGCCAACGGCAAGCGAAAGAGGATCGACTACGTCCTTCACACCGCGGAGCTCCGCGCGACGCCGTCGCCGCTGCCGCCGATCGCGGACGACACGCCGCTCCCGAGCGCGACCGAGCCCTCCGATCACCTCCCGATCGAGGTCCGGCTCGATCGCACGTGA
- a CDS encoding chloride channel protein: protein MRPGPLAPFTQALRSAELRAIGRVVLHALAVGLAVGAVACVFFTVLGVAERVILEGIGGYEPLRPAGEHVLDFPMPRRPFSPLVLALIPAFGGLASGFVAQRLAHETSGGGGDAYIDAFHRRGGAMRKRVALVKMVATALTLGSGGSGGREGPTMQVGAAIGALLGRFIQVSVRERRILAVSGTAAGLSAIFGTPLGAALFATEVLYRDDFESDALVPAILASVTAHSVFVAIFPEAALFAHAPRYPFQPLHLPLYALLAIVISGVARVFVFTLKRAKHLFHLLRVPSWTRPGIGGAMLGAVAVTWIVLVNPHLDLEGRGIGILGSGYGAAQSAITGGAWIPGGWWGVGLLCLLVVVKILATSLSLGSGGSAGDFGPSLAIGGLVGGAFGRAAQLLVSPAIDPGAFALVGMGTFYGGIAHTPVSSLVMVCEMAGTYDLLPSLMLTSGLAFVLLRRVSLYSKQPRSRFESPAHAGEDSLDVLKRLKVSEVFRRDALVTLKTRQPLASLVAAISEAPEWQDCFPVLDDAGALRGVVSGEILRAASKDDSPGALIIAADVMLPPLHVSPNDDLHTALERFFGNELHELPVVEEGAVVGVLDQAHITRAYHDYLGKLAGDGERVSVVDLPP, encoded by the coding sequence ATGCGCCCCGGTCCGCTCGCGCCGTTCACGCAGGCGCTCCGCTCGGCGGAGCTGCGGGCGATCGGGCGCGTCGTCCTCCACGCCCTCGCGGTCGGCCTCGCCGTCGGCGCGGTCGCGTGCGTGTTCTTCACCGTCCTCGGCGTGGCCGAGCGCGTGATCCTCGAGGGCATCGGCGGCTACGAGCCGCTCCGTCCCGCCGGCGAGCACGTGCTCGACTTCCCGATGCCGCGGCGGCCGTTCTCGCCGCTCGTCCTCGCGCTGATCCCCGCGTTCGGCGGGCTCGCGTCCGGCTTCGTCGCGCAGCGGCTCGCGCACGAGACGAGCGGCGGGGGCGGGGACGCGTACATCGACGCGTTCCATCGCCGCGGCGGCGCGATGCGCAAGCGTGTCGCGCTCGTGAAGATGGTCGCGACGGCGCTGACGCTCGGCTCGGGCGGCTCCGGCGGCCGCGAGGGCCCGACGATGCAGGTCGGCGCTGCGATCGGCGCGCTGCTCGGCCGCTTCATCCAGGTCTCGGTCCGCGAGCGCCGCATCCTCGCGGTGTCGGGGACGGCGGCCGGCCTCTCCGCGATCTTCGGGACGCCGCTCGGCGCCGCGCTCTTCGCGACCGAGGTCCTCTACCGCGACGACTTCGAGTCCGACGCGCTCGTCCCGGCCATCCTCGCGAGCGTCACCGCGCACAGCGTCTTCGTCGCGATCTTCCCGGAGGCGGCCCTCTTCGCGCACGCGCCGCGCTACCCGTTCCAGCCGCTCCACCTCCCGCTCTACGCGCTGCTCGCGATCGTCATCAGCGGCGTCGCGCGCGTCTTCGTCTTCACGCTCAAGCGGGCGAAGCACCTCTTTCACCTCCTGCGCGTGCCGTCGTGGACGCGGCCCGGCATCGGCGGCGCGATGCTCGGCGCGGTCGCGGTGACCTGGATCGTGCTCGTGAACCCGCACCTCGATCTCGAGGGGCGCGGGATCGGCATCCTCGGGAGCGGCTACGGCGCGGCGCAGTCGGCGATCACGGGCGGCGCGTGGATCCCGGGCGGCTGGTGGGGGGTCGGGCTCTTGTGCCTCCTCGTCGTGGTGAAGATCCTCGCGACGTCCTTGTCGCTCGGCTCGGGCGGCAGCGCGGGCGACTTCGGTCCGTCGCTCGCGATCGGGGGCCTCGTCGGGGGCGCCTTCGGGCGCGCGGCGCAGCTCCTCGTGTCGCCGGCGATCGATCCGGGCGCGTTCGCGCTCGTCGGGATGGGCACGTTCTACGGCGGGATCGCGCACACGCCGGTGAGCTCGCTCGTCATGGTCTGCGAGATGGCGGGGACGTACGACCTCCTGCCGTCGCTCATGCTCACCTCCGGGCTCGCCTTCGTCCTCCTCCGGCGCGTGAGCCTCTACTCGAAGCAGCCGCGATCGCGCTTCGAGTCGCCGGCGCACGCGGGCGAGGACTCGCTCGACGTGTTGAAGCGCCTGAAGGTGAGCGAGGTCTTCCGCCGCGACGCGCTCGTGACGCTGAAGACGCGGCAGCCGCTCGCGAGCCTCGTCGCCGCGATCTCGGAGGCGCCGGAGTGGCAGGACTGCTTCCCGGTCCTCGACGACGCCGGCGCGCTCCGCGGCGTCGTCTCGGGCGAGATCTTGCGCGCGGCGTCGAAGGACGACTCGCCGGGCGCGCTCATCATCGCCGCCGACGTGATGCTGCCGCCGCTCCACGTCTCGCCGAACGACGACCTCCACACCGCGCTCGAGCGCTTCTTCGGCAACGAGCTCCACGAGCTGCCCGTCGTCGAGGAGGGCGCGGTCGTCGGCGTCCTCGATCAGGCGCACATCACGCGCGCCTACCACGACTACCTCGGCAAGCTCGCCGGCGACGGCGAGCGCGTCTCGGTGGTCGATCTGCCGCCGTGA
- a CDS encoding TIM44-like domain-containing protein gives MRSRRRWIVGGAIAVALVLVAAIAFARPGGGGSYSGSRSSGGGGGGGGGGGSGDGGAIVELLVWLCIEHPAVGIPITLVVIGYFIYKKSTQGSQRDWSAGVADPGSSAYVAPYVPPPSPKLERIRDFDPNFSRIVFEDFLYGLYAEVHRARGQGALNRLSAYLSPNAMLELQQSTRGPVDHVVIGALRFIEVSVDATAGARVVAELEANYTEAGQGQYVQERWTLARKPSAKSRTPAQVRQLGCPNCGAPQESLFSGSCKHCARIVNDGSFDWSLQGVSVMQREARPPILTANVEEQGNDAPTVRDQGLPRAIARIRHKDPAFDVAQLNARIALVFQQFQIGWSNRDLTKMRPFMSDALFTVQQYWIQAYVAQRLRNVTENARISNIELAKASTDAFYDAITVRVWASSLDYTISDDGRVVSGSRSRPRAYTEYWTLIRGTNRKGPTRTDLACSNCGGPLDVNMVGQCKFCNVKVTTGDFDWVLSRIEQDESYTG, from the coding sequence GTGAGGTCGCGGCGGCGCTGGATCGTCGGAGGCGCGATCGCGGTCGCGCTCGTGCTCGTCGCCGCGATCGCGTTCGCGCGGCCGGGCGGCGGCGGATCGTACTCCGGCTCGCGATCGTCGGGCGGCGGGGGTGGTGGTGGCGGCGGCGGGGGCAGCGGCGACGGGGGCGCGATCGTCGAGCTCCTCGTCTGGCTCTGCATCGAGCACCCCGCGGTCGGGATCCCGATCACGCTCGTCGTGATCGGGTACTTCATCTACAAGAAGTCGACGCAAGGCTCGCAGCGTGACTGGTCGGCCGGCGTCGCCGATCCGGGGAGCTCGGCGTACGTCGCGCCGTACGTGCCGCCGCCGAGCCCGAAGCTCGAGCGCATCCGCGACTTCGATCCGAATTTCTCGCGCATCGTGTTCGAGGACTTCCTCTACGGCCTCTACGCGGAGGTGCATCGCGCGCGGGGGCAAGGCGCGCTCAATCGGCTGTCGGCGTACCTCTCGCCGAACGCGATGCTGGAGCTGCAGCAGAGCACGCGCGGGCCGGTCGACCACGTCGTCATCGGCGCGCTCCGCTTCATCGAGGTGAGCGTGGACGCGACCGCGGGCGCGCGCGTCGTCGCGGAGCTCGAGGCGAACTACACCGAGGCGGGTCAGGGCCAATACGTCCAGGAGCGCTGGACGCTCGCGCGGAAGCCGAGCGCGAAGTCGCGCACGCCGGCGCAGGTGCGGCAGCTCGGGTGCCCCAACTGCGGCGCGCCGCAGGAGTCGCTCTTCAGCGGCTCGTGCAAGCACTGCGCGCGGATCGTGAACGACGGCTCGTTCGACTGGTCGCTCCAGGGCGTGAGCGTGATGCAGCGCGAGGCGCGCCCGCCGATCCTCACCGCGAACGTGGAGGAGCAAGGCAACGACGCACCGACCGTGCGCGACCAGGGGCTCCCCCGCGCGATCGCGCGGATCCGGCACAAGGACCCCGCGTTCGACGTCGCGCAGCTCAACGCGCGCATCGCCCTCGTCTTCCAGCAGTTCCAGATCGGGTGGTCGAACCGCGACCTCACGAAGATGCGGCCGTTCATGAGCGACGCGCTCTTCACGGTGCAACAGTATTGGATCCAGGCGTACGTCGCGCAGCGGCTCCGCAACGTCACCGAGAACGCGCGCATCTCGAACATCGAGCTCGCGAAGGCGTCGACGGACGCGTTCTACGACGCGATCACCGTGCGCGTGTGGGCGTCGAGCCTCGACTACACGATCAGCGACGACGGGCGCGTCGTGTCCGGGAGCCGGAGCCGGCCGCGCGCGTACACCGAGTACTGGACGCTCATCCGCGGCACGAACCGAAAGGGCCCTACCCGCACCGACCTCGCGTGCTCGAACTGCGGCGGGCCGCTCGACGTGAACATGGTCGGGCAGTGCAAGTTCTGCAACGTGAAGGTCACCACCGGCGACTTCGACTGGGTCCTCTCCCGCATCGAGCAGGACGAGTCGTACACCGGCTGA
- a CDS encoding PAS domain S-box protein yields MPTDSAEGTRLRLLVDVLRSFADATTDYPRLLETIVRRVADVTGLATSIRLLSSSGGTLETAAGYDPRDDETFKRLGAVPIPITAKLREALDASRAYIEPIASPEGVTEAHPSEGASIRLESVLVAPLVARGKALGFLFVVRRHGDPGAGLTDDDVEVVDALACHAALALSNARLLRELDSIERARSHERSVLDTVSAPLVLLNRTGRIIAANRAFLHAFGVDEAAALGAPILEVGGAALAVPELVALFSSLPPEDTAEDDGIELSLSTAQGPRTYVVRTKKTVRPGNSSETTLVTLVDITDRIAASAISRRHTLLFSSTSEAIVGLDTDFVVQEWNPAAERLFGWPAADARGKPIATVLSIIEGADREKHREVLLAGGTVRAQLRAKNRAGEWVDVHLSTQPLVDRGTTTGYVSVMTDLTELTRLERELERRVEELTVANEELESFSYSVSHDLRAPVRAIDGFSEILEEEHGKSLDAEGRRMLGLVRKNAKRMGLLIDDILALSRTGRQPLVAEDIDMDALAKSALEDALRTEPDRVIRTTIASLPPAWGDASLLRQVWVNLYTNAVKYTRGREDATIDTSAAETPTEIVYTVSDNGAGFDMRYADKLFGTFERLHSAKEFEGTGIGLAIVARIMKRHGGRAWGEGEVGRGATFHVALPRRNDDGERKGA; encoded by the coding sequence ATGCCGACCGACTCCGCCGAGGGGACCCGGCTTCGACTGCTCGTCGACGTCCTCCGCTCGTTCGCGGACGCGACCACGGACTACCCACGCTTGCTCGAGACGATCGTCCGCCGTGTCGCGGACGTCACCGGCCTCGCGACGAGCATCCGCCTCCTCTCTTCTTCCGGCGGCACGCTCGAGACCGCGGCCGGCTACGACCCGCGCGACGACGAGACGTTCAAGCGGCTCGGCGCGGTGCCGATCCCAATCACCGCCAAGCTGCGCGAGGCCCTCGACGCGTCGCGCGCGTACATCGAGCCGATCGCTTCGCCCGAGGGCGTCACCGAAGCGCACCCCAGCGAGGGCGCGTCGATCCGGCTCGAGAGCGTCCTCGTCGCGCCCCTCGTCGCGCGCGGAAAGGCGCTCGGCTTCCTCTTCGTCGTGCGACGTCACGGCGATCCGGGCGCCGGGCTCACCGACGACGACGTGGAGGTCGTCGACGCGCTCGCGTGCCACGCGGCGCTCGCGCTGTCGAACGCGCGGCTCCTCCGCGAGCTCGACTCGATCGAGCGCGCACGCAGCCACGAGCGCAGCGTCCTCGACACCGTCTCCGCGCCGCTCGTGCTCTTGAACCGCACCGGCCGCATCATCGCCGCCAACCGCGCCTTCCTCCACGCGTTCGGCGTCGACGAGGCCGCCGCGCTCGGCGCGCCGATCCTCGAGGTCGGCGGCGCTGCGCTCGCGGTGCCGGAGCTCGTCGCGCTCTTCTCCTCGCTCCCGCCCGAGGACACGGCCGAAGACGACGGGATCGAGCTGTCGCTCTCGACCGCGCAAGGACCGCGCACGTACGTCGTCCGCACGAAGAAGACGGTGCGCCCCGGCAACTCGAGCGAGACCACGCTCGTCACGCTCGTCGACATCACCGACCGCATCGCCGCGAGCGCGATCTCGCGGCGCCACACCCTGCTCTTCTCGTCGACGAGCGAGGCGATCGTCGGGCTCGACACCGACTTCGTCGTCCAGGAGTGGAACCCCGCCGCGGAGCGGCTCTTCGGCTGGCCGGCGGCGGACGCGCGCGGGAAGCCGATCGCGACCGTGCTCTCCATCATCGAGGGCGCCGACCGGGAGAAGCACCGCGAGGTCCTCCTCGCCGGCGGGACGGTGCGGGCGCAGCTGCGCGCGAAGAACCGCGCCGGCGAGTGGGTCGACGTCCACCTCTCGACCCAGCCCCTCGTCGATCGCGGCACGACGACGGGCTACGTCTCGGTCATGACCGACCTCACCGAGCTCACGAGGCTCGAGCGCGAGCTGGAGCGCCGCGTCGAGGAGCTCACCGTCGCGAACGAGGAGCTCGAGAGCTTCAGCTACTCCGTCTCGCACGACCTCCGCGCGCCGGTCCGCGCGATCGACGGCTTCTCCGAGATCCTCGAGGAGGAGCACGGCAAATCGCTCGACGCCGAGGGCCGCCGCATGCTCGGCCTCGTCCGCAAGAACGCGAAGCGGATGGGTCTCCTCATCGACGACATCCTCGCGCTCTCGCGCACGGGCCGGCAGCCGCTCGTCGCCGAGGACATCGACATGGACGCGCTGGCGAAATCGGCGCTCGAGGACGCGCTCCGCACCGAGCCCGACCGCGTCATCCGCACGACGATCGCGTCGCTCCCGCCGGCGTGGGGCGACGCGAGCCTCCTCCGTCAGGTCTGGGTCAACCTCTACACGAACGCGGTGAAGTACACGCGCGGGCGCGAAGATGCGACGATCGACACCTCCGCGGCGGAGACGCCGACCGAGATCGTCTACACCGTGAGCGACAACGGCGCCGGCTTCGACATGCGCTACGCCGACAAGCTGTTCGGGACGTTCGAGCGGCTGCACTCCGCGAAGGAGTTCGAGGGCACCGGGATCGGGCTCGCGATCGTCGCGCGCATCATGAAGCGTCACGGCGGCCGGGCCTGGGGCGAGGGCGAGGTCGGGCGCGGCGCGACCTTTCACGTCGCGCTGCCGAGACGAAACGACGACGGGGAGCGGAAGGGAGCATAG